In Bacillus sp. FJAT-45037, the following are encoded in one genomic region:
- a CDS encoding genetic competence negative regulator produces MRLERLNVDKFKVFLTFDDMQERGITKEDLWQDVPKVHDLFRDMMLEADDELGFKVDGPIAVEVYAMPAQGMVIIVSKGVADEDFDLEGFEEGYIEMQVTLDESDEIFYTFKDFEDVIGLASRLYPFGVIGGSLYSFGGQYYLKLEDNDLENHDEDVVIALLSEFGHSSTVSIHRTDEYGKCLMKDVAITQLYHTFIKR; encoded by the coding sequence ATGCGTCTTGAGCGTTTGAATGTGGATAAATTCAAAGTGTTCCTAACGTTTGATGATATGCAAGAACGTGGGATAACGAAAGAAGATCTATGGCAAGACGTCCCTAAAGTTCACGATTTGTTTAGGGACATGATGCTTGAAGCAGATGACGAATTAGGATTTAAAGTCGACGGTCCAATTGCGGTGGAGGTATATGCAATGCCAGCTCAAGGGATGGTCATCATAGTTTCAAAAGGTGTAGCAGATGAAGATTTTGATCTAGAAGGTTTTGAAGAAGGTTATATTGAGATGCAGGTCACTCTAGATGAATCGGATGAAATCTTTTACACATTTAAAGACTTTGAAGATGTTATTGGTCTTGCATCGCGTTTATATCCATTTGGAGTAATAGGTGGAAGCTTATATTCTTTTGGTGGACAGTATTACTTAAAACTTGAAGATAATGATTTAGAAAATCATGATGAGGATGTTGTTATCGCCTTATTATCGGAATTTGGACATTCTTCAACTGTCTCTATTCATCGAACGGACGAATATGGAAAATGCCTAATGAAGGATGTAGCGATTACTCAACTTTATCACACGTTTATCAAACGTTGA
- a CDS encoding YpdA family putative bacillithiol disulfide reductase — translation MKKEDVLIIGAGPCGLSAAIACQQKGYKPLVIEKGNVVHAIYRYPTHQTFFSTSEKLEIGDVAFVTEERKPKRNQALVYYRDVVKRKQIRMNAYEEVLEVTKQEDHSFIVRSSKGMYQCQHLVIATGYYDSPNKMAITGEEQAHVHHYFKEAHPYFNQDVVVIGGKNSAIDAALELEKAGARVTALYRGTEYSTSVKPWILPEYDSLVKNEKIKLFFEAEVSEITENEVIYKVGENVYKAKADAVFAMTGYHPDHSFLRNIGVDVDEQTGRPSFHPDTMETNVAGVYIAGVIAAGNNANEIFIENGRFHGPLIAEHIANKDQ, via the coding sequence ATGAAAAAAGAAGATGTTTTAATCATTGGAGCAGGCCCATGTGGATTATCTGCTGCTATAGCATGTCAACAAAAAGGATACAAGCCGCTCGTCATCGAAAAAGGAAATGTTGTTCATGCGATTTATCGCTATCCAACACATCAAACGTTCTTTAGTACGAGTGAAAAGTTAGAGATCGGTGATGTTGCATTTGTGACAGAGGAAAGAAAGCCAAAACGGAATCAAGCCCTTGTGTATTACCGCGACGTAGTGAAACGAAAACAAATTCGAATGAATGCGTACGAGGAAGTACTAGAGGTGACAAAGCAAGAAGATCATTCCTTTATTGTCCGTAGTTCAAAAGGAATGTATCAATGTCAGCATCTAGTTATCGCTACTGGATATTATGATAGTCCAAACAAAATGGCGATTACTGGGGAAGAACAGGCTCATGTGCACCATTATTTTAAAGAAGCGCATCCTTATTTTAATCAAGACGTGGTCGTCATTGGTGGGAAAAATTCAGCCATTGATGCAGCTCTTGAGTTAGAAAAAGCTGGGGCTCGTGTGACGGCTTTGTATCGTGGAACGGAGTATTCAACAAGTGTAAAGCCATGGATCTTACCAGAGTATGATTCTTTAGTCAAAAATGAAAAAATCAAGCTCTTTTTCGAAGCGGAAGTAAGCGAGATTACGGAAAACGAAGTGATTTATAAAGTGGGTGAGAACGTCTACAAAGCAAAAGCGGATGCAGTCTTTGCAATGACTGGGTATCACCCGGATCATTCCTTCTTAAGGAACATAGGAGTGGATGTCGATGAACAGACGGGAAGACCGAGTTTTCATCCTGATACGATGGAAACGAACGTTGCTGGAGTGTATATAGCGGGTGTCATTGCTGCAGGGAACAATGCGAATGAGATTTTCATCGAAAATGGTCGGTTTCATGGACCACTAATTGCAGAACATATTGCAAATAAGGATCAATAG
- a CDS encoding D-alanine--D-alanine ligase — translation MKIAVLYGGISAERDVSLSSGKGIIKALESNGHDVVGIDFHPERLEEILSLDVDLVYIGLHGRFGEDGKVQALLDMLKIDYVGSGVQGSALAMDKARSKLFFEQEGTRVAKQHVLYKHSYNKEATKVEIPYPLVVKPNQEGSTIGITFANNEEELLNGIESAFKLDETVLIEEFISGKEVTVAVMGNRGSEKALPVVEIVPKNKYYDYEAKYAVGMSEHIVPARLSAAQTEYVQKHAVLAHQTLGCDIYSRVDFIVPEDGKDPVILEVNTLPGMTPTSLYPDAAREIGLSYDQMIEELVQLSTKK, via the coding sequence ATGAAAATTGCTGTATTGTACGGAGGAATTTCAGCTGAAAGAGATGTTTCTTTATCATCTGGTAAAGGGATCATTAAAGCATTAGAATCCAATGGTCATGATGTAGTGGGCATTGATTTTCACCCTGAGAGATTAGAAGAGATACTCTCACTTGATGTAGATCTTGTGTACATTGGTCTTCACGGACGTTTCGGTGAAGATGGAAAAGTTCAAGCTTTATTAGATATGTTGAAAATTGACTATGTAGGCTCAGGTGTACAAGGTTCCGCACTCGCTATGGATAAAGCGAGATCGAAGCTTTTCTTTGAGCAAGAAGGTACTCGAGTAGCAAAGCAACATGTGCTGTATAAGCACTCTTACAACAAAGAAGCGACGAAGGTTGAAATACCTTACCCACTTGTTGTTAAACCGAATCAAGAAGGATCAACGATCGGTATTACATTTGCGAACAATGAAGAAGAGTTGTTAAATGGAATTGAATCGGCATTTAAATTAGATGAGACGGTACTTATTGAAGAGTTTATTAGTGGCAAAGAAGTGACGGTTGCTGTTATGGGGAACCGAGGTAGTGAGAAAGCATTGCCAGTAGTTGAGATTGTTCCAAAAAACAAATACTATGATTATGAAGCAAAGTACGCCGTTGGAATGAGTGAGCATATTGTCCCGGCAAGACTTTCAGCAGCACAAACAGAGTACGTGCAAAAGCACGCCGTACTTGCACACCAAACGCTAGGCTGTGACATTTACTCGCGTGTTGATTTTATCGTTCCAGAAGATGGTAAAGATCCTGTGATTCTTGAAGTTAATACTCTTCCTGGTATGACACCGACGAGTCTTTACCCGGATGCAGCACGTGAAATCGGTCTATCTTATGATCAAATGATCGAAGAGCTTGTTCAACTTTCAACGAAAAAATAA
- a CDS encoding metallophosphoesterase, with amino-acid sequence MIVNIAILFSVLAIILLVYMGIEAFRNRLTIHHLKGQSLPRTSRAFRVFFISDIHKRKVSKRLLDQLDQGCDLVIIGGDLVEKKVPQSQFDHNLLVLSQLGPTYFVWGNNDPEVNVSTLRESFKRHGVTELSQTSMEIEFGGSSIRLIGLDEDWSEGVNERSASAKASFTIVVSHYPDVIREASRELKPNLALSGHTHGGQIRFFRFGIAERGGVKDEGEFLHIISNGYGTTSLPLRLGAAAEAHLILLNREPNSN; translated from the coding sequence ATGATTGTTAACATAGCTATACTCTTTAGTGTGCTAGCGATAATATTGCTTGTCTACATGGGGATTGAAGCATTTCGTAACCGTCTTACTATCCATCATTTAAAAGGACAATCTTTACCTCGGACGTCTCGTGCGTTTCGAGTGTTTTTTATTTCTGATATCCATAAACGGAAAGTATCCAAACGATTATTAGATCAATTAGACCAAGGATGCGACCTCGTTATCATTGGTGGAGATTTAGTGGAGAAGAAGGTACCGCAAAGCCAGTTTGATCACAACCTTCTGGTATTATCTCAGCTCGGTCCTACGTACTTTGTTTGGGGGAACAATGACCCTGAAGTGAATGTATCGACTTTGAGGGAAAGCTTTAAACGCCATGGTGTTACGGAGTTAAGTCAAACATCGATGGAGATTGAGTTTGGTGGAAGTTCAATTCGGTTAATTGGTTTAGATGAAGACTGGTCAGAGGGAGTTAACGAACGATCTGCGTCGGCTAAAGCGTCATTCACTATAGTTGTTAGTCATTACCCCGATGTTATACGCGAGGCCAGTAGGGAGCTAAAGCCTAATTTAGCTTTAAGTGGCCATACTCATGGTGGACAGATTCGTTTCTTTCGATTCGGTATCGCTGAGCGTGGGGGGGTAAAAGATGAAGGGGAGTTTTTGCATATAATTAGTAATGGGTATGGCACGACTTCTTTACCTCTTCGTTTAGGCGCAGCTGCAGAAGCTCACCTGATTTTATTGAATAGGGAGCCTAATTCAAATTAA
- a CDS encoding methionine biosynthesis PLP-dependent protein, whose product MTRDHKATEVVQIGNRGKEHTGAVNTPIYLSTAYRHTGIGESTGYDYARTGNPTREVLEEAIASLEEGDRGFACSSGMAAIQTVFSLFEEGDEIIASLDLYGGTYRLFEQGWKRWGLRFTYVDPRNLEEVEAAINEKTKAVFIETPTNPLMQEACIRSLSTICKKHQVLLIVDNTFYTPLLQQPLVEGADIVVHSASKYLGGHNDVIAGLIVAKGEQLSERISYYHNGIGATLGSFDSWLLIRGMKTLSLRMERHEQNAKEVVSYLEKLNEVTEVLYPGKGGMVSFRIKDEAWVNPFLQQLKLISFAESLGGVESLMTYPATQTHADIPEKVRLENGVCNRLLRFSVGIERVEDLITDLDQAFSAVVTKQVNY is encoded by the coding sequence GTGACAAGAGATCATAAGGCAACAGAAGTAGTGCAAATAGGGAATAGAGGAAAAGAACATACAGGTGCTGTTAATACACCGATTTATCTCTCGACTGCATATCGACATACAGGGATTGGAGAATCGACGGGGTATGATTATGCCAGAACTGGTAACCCGACGAGAGAAGTGCTAGAAGAGGCCATTGCCTCTCTTGAAGAAGGAGATCGTGGATTTGCTTGTAGTTCAGGTATGGCGGCGATTCAAACGGTATTTTCATTGTTTGAAGAAGGCGATGAGATCATAGCTTCCCTTGATTTATATGGTGGAACGTATCGTCTGTTTGAACAAGGATGGAAACGCTGGGGATTACGATTTACATATGTGGATCCGAGGAATTTGGAGGAAGTTGAGGCAGCGATTAATGAAAAAACAAAAGCTGTTTTTATCGAAACACCAACTAACCCTCTTATGCAAGAGGCCTGTATACGTTCTCTTTCTACTATCTGTAAGAAACATCAGGTGCTGCTAATTGTAGACAATACCTTTTACACACCATTGTTGCAGCAACCTCTTGTTGAAGGAGCAGATATTGTCGTTCATAGCGCCTCTAAATACCTTGGAGGACATAATGATGTGATTGCTGGATTAATCGTGGCAAAAGGTGAACAATTATCTGAGCGGATCTCGTACTATCATAATGGTATTGGAGCCACACTTGGATCATTTGATTCATGGTTATTAATTCGTGGGATGAAAACTCTGTCTTTAAGAATGGAACGACATGAGCAAAATGCGAAAGAAGTCGTGAGCTACTTAGAGAAACTCAATGAGGTAACGGAGGTGCTTTATCCAGGTAAAGGGGGCATGGTTTCTTTTCGTATTAAAGATGAAGCGTGGGTCAATCCTTTCTTACAACAGTTGAAATTGATCTCATTTGCTGAGAGTCTAGGTGGGGTGGAGAGCTTAATGACATATCCAGCGACTCAGACACATGCTGATATCCCAGAAAAGGTAAGACTTGAAAATGGAGTGTGTAATCGGTTGTTACGTTTTTCAGTAGGAATTGAACGAGTGGAAGATCTTATAACGGATCTAGATCAAGCCTTTTCAGCAGTTGTAACTAAACAGGTGAATTATTAA
- a CDS encoding Glu/Leu/Phe/Val family dehydrogenase, producing MEGKDKKVENLDVLVSTQKVIKKALDKLGYPDEMFELMKEPIRMLTVRIPIRMDDDSTKIFTGFRAQHNDAVGPTKGGVRFHPDVTENEVKALSIWMSLKAGIVDLPYGGGKGGIICDPRDMSFRELERLSRGYVRAISQIVGPTKDIPAPDVFTNSQIMAWMLDEYSRIREFDSPGFITGKPLVLGGSHGRESATAKGVTICIREAAKKKGIDIEGARVVIQGFGNAGSFLAKFMHDAGAKVVGISDAYGALHDPEGLDVDYLLDRRDSFGTVTKLFKETISNQELLELDCDILVPAAIENQITEENAHLIKASIVVEAANGPTTMEATRILSARDILLVPDVLASAGGVTVSYFEWVQNNQGYYWSEEEVEGKLENVMVGSFENIYNLSKSRKVDMRLAAYMIGVRKMAEASRFRGWV from the coding sequence ATGGAAGGTAAAGATAAAAAGGTTGAAAATTTAGATGTTCTTGTTTCGACACAGAAAGTCATTAAAAAAGCATTGGACAAGCTAGGTTACCCAGATGAAATGTTTGAACTAATGAAGGAACCAATTCGTATGCTTACCGTTCGCATCCCAATTCGGATGGATGATGATTCTACGAAAATTTTTACCGGTTTTCGAGCTCAGCATAATGATGCTGTAGGACCAACTAAAGGTGGCGTTCGCTTTCATCCAGACGTAACAGAAAATGAAGTGAAAGCGCTGTCGATTTGGATGAGTTTAAAGGCAGGGATTGTCGATCTTCCGTATGGCGGAGGAAAAGGTGGCATTATTTGTGATCCTCGTGACATGTCCTTCCGTGAACTTGAGCGTTTGAGTCGCGGTTATGTTCGAGCAATTAGCCAAATTGTTGGACCGACAAAAGATATTCCTGCACCAGATGTGTTTACAAATTCACAAATTATGGCATGGATGTTAGATGAATATAGTCGAATTCGTGAATTTGATTCGCCTGGATTTATTACAGGTAAGCCACTTGTATTAGGTGGTTCACATGGACGTGAATCGGCAACAGCTAAGGGAGTAACGATTTGTATTCGTGAGGCAGCTAAGAAGAAGGGCATCGACATTGAAGGTGCGCGAGTTGTTATTCAAGGTTTCGGAAATGCGGGTAGTTTCTTAGCGAAGTTTATGCATGATGCAGGTGCAAAAGTTGTTGGCATTAGTGATGCGTACGGGGCTCTTCATGACCCTGAAGGCTTAGATGTTGATTATTTATTGGATCGTCGTGATAGCTTCGGTACGGTTACAAAATTATTTAAAGAAACAATTTCTAATCAAGAGTTGCTTGAACTCGATTGTGACATTCTCGTTCCTGCTGCGATTGAAAACCAAATCACTGAAGAAAATGCCCATTTAATCAAAGCATCGATCGTTGTAGAAGCAGCAAATGGTCCTACAACGATGGAAGCGACTCGTATCCTGTCAGCGCGTGATATTTTACTTGTTCCTGACGTTCTTGCAAGTGCTGGTGGTGTGACTGTATCTTATTTTGAATGGGTGCAGAATAACCAAGGTTACTACTGGTCAGAAGAAGAAGTGGAAGGTAAGTTGGAAAATGTGATGGTTGGATCATTTGAGAACATTTACAACTTATCGAAAAGTCGAAAAGTCGATATGCGTCTTGCGGCATATATGATTGGTGTTCGTAAAATGGCGGAAGCTTCTCGTTTTCGTGGTTGGGTATAA
- a CDS encoding M20 family metallopeptidase, translating to MIEQLHKELEQSFHEMVDLRRELHQEPELSFEEVETPKMIADYLEKLGVEVKRNVGGCGVVGYIRGAKPGKTVAIRADFDALPIQEETGLPFASNVPGVMHACGHDGHTATLLVLAKVLVKHQEELSGTIVLIHQFAEELAPGGAIAMIKDGCLDGVDAIFGTHLWSTMPLGEIGYRMGPIMAAADRFEIEILGRGGHGASPHETVDAIAVGSSVVQNLQQIVSRNVDPLKSAVLSVGSFHAGGAFNVIADRANIVGTVRTFEEGVQEMVIERMEQVTKGICEAMGAGYQFAYKKGYPALVNEPIETDRLVRVATDVLGQELVYEMAPVMGGEDFAYYLNHVPGTFFFTGAGNSERGIIYPHHHPKFDFDEAAMLVAAKVLTSAAIDFLDGSSSMDVLNAQETDRLK from the coding sequence ATGATTGAACAGCTCCATAAAGAACTAGAGCAATCCTTTCATGAAATGGTTGATTTAAGGAGAGAGTTGCATCAAGAACCTGAGCTTTCATTTGAAGAGGTCGAAACACCTAAGATGATTGCAGATTATTTGGAGAAACTAGGGGTTGAAGTAAAGAGAAATGTTGGTGGTTGTGGAGTAGTCGGCTATATTCGTGGGGCGAAGCCTGGTAAGACGGTAGCTATTCGAGCAGACTTTGATGCGTTGCCTATTCAAGAGGAAACAGGACTTCCATTTGCTTCAAATGTTCCAGGTGTGATGCATGCTTGTGGACACGACGGTCACACAGCTACGTTGTTAGTTCTAGCTAAAGTGCTAGTAAAACATCAAGAAGAACTTTCGGGAACGATTGTGCTCATCCATCAATTTGCTGAAGAATTGGCTCCTGGTGGGGCGATTGCGATGATTAAGGATGGGTGTCTGGACGGGGTAGATGCTATTTTTGGAACCCATCTTTGGTCGACGATGCCTCTTGGTGAAATTGGGTATCGAATGGGACCGATTATGGCCGCTGCGGATCGATTTGAAATTGAGATACTTGGTCGCGGTGGACACGGGGCTTCCCCACATGAGACGGTTGATGCGATCGCTGTAGGTTCTTCTGTCGTTCAAAATCTACAACAGATTGTTAGTCGTAATGTTGATCCATTAAAGTCTGCTGTCCTAAGTGTGGGATCTTTTCATGCAGGTGGAGCATTTAATGTGATTGCTGATCGAGCCAATATTGTAGGAACTGTGCGCACGTTTGAAGAAGGTGTTCAAGAGATGGTCATCGAACGTATGGAGCAAGTGACAAAAGGCATTTGCGAGGCGATGGGAGCAGGGTATCAATTTGCTTACAAAAAAGGGTATCCTGCTCTAGTGAATGAACCGATTGAAACGGATCGCTTAGTTCGTGTGGCGACAGACGTCCTAGGACAAGAGCTTGTTTATGAAATGGCCCCCGTTATGGGTGGAGAAGATTTTGCTTACTATTTAAACCATGTACCTGGTACGTTTTTCTTTACGGGAGCAGGAAACAGTGAGCGAGGTATCATTTACCCTCATCATCATCCTAAATTTGATTTTGATGAAGCGGCGATGCTAGTAGCTGCGAAAGTATTAACAAGTGCTGCGATCGATTTTTTGGACGGATCTTCAAGTATGGACGTGTTAAATGCACAAGAGACGGACCGACTGAAATAA
- a CDS encoding MerR family transcriptional regulator has translation MTSKEGKYNIKAISNMLGIQPGTLRAWERRYQIIEPIRNTAGHRLYSDEHVAILKWLIDKVKKGFTIGQAVGLFEKGNVTLQQSETGKHEDYSVQLSEEILQALLSFEETKAHQLLNQAFSMFSIDKVTIDILGTLLVRVGHMWEHNEISIAHEHFVTAFLRTKIGNIFHGFPVDGFLPKVVAVCGPNETHELGLLIFTLYLRRKGFEVIYLGSGIPNKDVELVCKEVEAAMFFTSCTIESNIEATTDLIEGLKEAIPTLIVGTGGYAYDQLEAEKREQIEPYLVGKTKTEWDKWLNGNLKS, from the coding sequence ATGACTTCCAAAGAAGGGAAGTACAATATTAAAGCAATATCCAACATGCTAGGTATCCAACCAGGGACGCTTAGAGCATGGGAACGACGGTATCAGATTATTGAACCGATTCGTAATACAGCAGGTCATCGTCTTTATTCAGATGAACATGTAGCCATTTTAAAGTGGTTAATTGACAAAGTAAAAAAAGGGTTTACAATCGGACAAGCTGTTGGACTATTTGAAAAAGGGAATGTTACTCTCCAACAATCAGAAACAGGAAAGCATGAAGACTATTCGGTGCAATTATCGGAAGAGATTTTACAAGCATTGCTTTCTTTTGAAGAAACGAAAGCTCATCAATTATTAAATCAAGCTTTCAGTATGTTTAGTATTGATAAAGTAACCATTGATATATTAGGAACATTGTTAGTGAGAGTAGGGCATATGTGGGAGCATAATGAAATTTCAATTGCTCATGAACATTTTGTAACAGCCTTTTTACGAACGAAAATAGGTAATATTTTTCACGGATTTCCGGTTGATGGATTCTTACCAAAGGTGGTAGCGGTTTGTGGACCGAATGAAACCCACGAACTAGGGTTATTGATCTTCACACTGTACCTTCGTCGTAAAGGCTTTGAAGTGATATATTTAGGCAGTGGCATCCCGAACAAAGATGTAGAGTTAGTATGTAAAGAAGTTGAAGCAGCGATGTTCTTTACCTCTTGTACAATTGAATCGAATATTGAAGCAACAACAGATTTGATTGAAGGGTTAAAGGAAGCCATACCAACATTGATTGTTGGTACCGGTGGATATGCATATGATCAACTTGAAGCAGAAAAAAGGGAACAAATAGAACCTTATCTCGTAGGAAAAACGAAAACCGAATGGGATAAATGGCTGAACGGGAATCTTAAATCATAA
- a CDS encoding asparaginase, translating into MKKILVLHTGGTIAMQEDEHGAVSPNLVNPLYSTIESLSTIASVVVDDYLNLPSPHMTPSLMVELALHLKERITNEKFNGIVVTHGTDTLEETAYLLDLILDIENPVIVTGAMRSSNELGADGPHNLISAVKTAACGEAYGKGVLVVLNDEIHTAKNVTKTHSSNIATFQSPQYGPIGIVTKRGVNFHHTPAKRDFHPVTSLDKKVSLLKTYTGMEESIVDAVANTNIDGLIIEAFGQGNVPPTIMPALDRLIKEQIPVVLVSRCYSGIVQDIYAYDGGGRTLKELGVIFTNGLNGQKARLKLMVALEITTDNEELQRLFLT; encoded by the coding sequence ATGAAAAAAATTCTTGTTTTACATACTGGTGGTACGATTGCCATGCAAGAAGATGAACATGGCGCAGTTTCACCAAATCTAGTAAATCCATTATATTCCACAATTGAATCCCTTTCAACCATCGCCTCTGTTGTTGTCGATGACTACCTTAACCTCCCATCTCCACATATGACACCTTCTTTAATGGTCGAGCTTGCGCTTCATTTAAAAGAGCGCATCACGAACGAAAAATTCAATGGGATTGTCGTTACACATGGGACAGACACTCTTGAAGAAACGGCTTATTTGTTGGATTTGATTCTTGATATTGAGAATCCTGTCATAGTAACAGGAGCAATGCGTTCGAGCAACGAACTTGGCGCAGACGGTCCGCATAATTTAATTTCCGCTGTAAAAACAGCAGCATGTGGTGAAGCTTATGGTAAAGGTGTTTTAGTCGTGTTGAATGACGAAATACATACGGCGAAAAACGTAACAAAAACACATAGCTCAAACATTGCAACCTTTCAAAGTCCTCAATACGGACCGATCGGCATCGTTACAAAGCGCGGTGTGAACTTCCACCATACACCTGCCAAAAGAGACTTCCATCCTGTAACTTCGTTAGATAAAAAAGTCTCACTTTTAAAAACGTATACTGGAATGGAAGAATCGATTGTTGATGCAGTCGCTAATACAAACATTGACGGGTTAATCATCGAAGCTTTTGGCCAAGGAAATGTCCCACCGACAATCATGCCAGCTCTTGACCGATTGATTAAGGAACAAATTCCTGTCGTTCTTGTTTCTCGCTGTTATAGTGGCATTGTGCAAGACATTTACGCCTATGATGGTGGTGGAAGAACGTTAAAGGAACTCGGTGTCATTTTTACGAATGGCTTAAATGGTCAAAAAGCACGTTTGAAGCTGATGGTTGCTCTTGAAATTACAACGGACAACGAGGAATTGCAGCGGCTATTTTTAACTTAA
- the prsW gene encoding glutamic-type intramembrane protease PrsW, translating into MFALLTAAIAPGMALLSYFYLRNDYETTTASHVLRTFIIGIILVFPVMVLQYAFTTEGLLQTNVLQAFVLYGFFEEFFKWFMLFFFVYQYGKMTKRYDGIVYGASLSLGFASMENIFYLLAYGLEAAVTRALLPVSSHALYGVIMGYYIGRAKLEDDKRKVLLTLALIIPVLLHGIYDFILLSFGVYVLIGLVPFMVGLWLLALNKVKWANKLDH; encoded by the coding sequence TTGTTTGCCCTATTAACAGCTGCTATTGCACCAGGTATGGCATTATTGTCTTATTTTTATTTGCGCAATGATTATGAAACGACAACGGCATCACATGTTCTGCGTACATTTATTATCGGAATTATTCTTGTTTTTCCTGTTATGGTATTGCAATACGCATTTACTACAGAAGGACTTCTTCAAACAAATGTATTGCAAGCGTTTGTTTTATATGGATTTTTTGAAGAGTTTTTTAAGTGGTTTATGCTATTTTTCTTTGTGTACCAATATGGAAAAATGACGAAAAGATATGATGGGATTGTATATGGGGCATCATTATCGCTTGGTTTTGCCTCTATGGAAAATATTTTTTATTTGCTAGCGTACGGTTTAGAAGCAGCCGTAACAAGAGCATTACTTCCTGTGTCTAGTCATGCGCTATACGGCGTTATTATGGGCTATTACATTGGTCGGGCGAAATTGGAAGATGATAAAAGGAAAGTCTTATTAACCCTTGCACTCATCATTCCAGTTTTGTTGCATGGAATATATGATTTTATTTTACTTTCTTTTGGGGTATATGTCTTAATAGGTCTCGTACCATTTATGGTCGGACTTTGGTTATTAGCTCTAAATAAAGTAAAATGGGCTAACAAATTAGATCATTAA